The region CCCTCGAGCAGGGCCAGCAGGAGGCGGCAGCGGGTCGGGTCGGACAGGGCGCGGCCGAGCCGGTGGATGGCGGAGAGGCGCTGCTCGGAGGTCAACATGAAAACCATTGTACATAGCTTGCTGTATAGACAGCCCAGGCTGTATAAACAGTGGTGACTGAACCGACGTGCGCACGCACACGGGAGCACGCACACGAGAAGGGGGACCCATGGGCGCCGGACACGGCCACGGCCATGGCCACGGACACACCGCGGGGGCGGCCAACCGGGGACGGCTCGCGCTCGTCCTCGCGCTCATGCTCGGCGTCGCCGTCGTCCAGGTCGCGGGCGCCGCGTTCAGCGGCAGCCTCGCCCTGCTCGCCGACGCCGGGCACACCGTCACCGACTCCTTCGGGGTGGCGCTGGCCCTGGTCGCCGTGTGGATCGCCGCCCGCCCCGCCCGGGGGCGCAGCACCTTCGGCCACCAGCGGGCCGAGATCCTCGCCGCCGCCGTCAACGCCCTGGTGCTGTTCGTCCTGTGCGCGTTCATCGTCGTGGAGGCCGTCGAGCGGCTGCGCTCCCCCGCCGAGGTGTCCGGTCCCGGCATGGTCGTGGTCGCCGCCATCGGCCTGGTCGCCAACATCGCGGGCGCGCTGGTCCTGCGCTCGGGCGCCAAGGAGAGCCTCAACGTCAAGGGCGCCTACCTGGAGGTCGTCAGCGACGCCCTGGCCTCGGTCGGCGTCATCGTCGGCGGCCTCGTCGTCTGGCTCACCGGCTGGACGCAGGCCGACACCGTCGTCTCCCTGCTCATCGCCGCGATCATCGTGCCCCGCGCCTGGTCGCTGCTGCGCGAGGCCGTGCACATCCTGCTGGAGTCCGCGCCGCGCGGCATGGACCTGGACGAGGTGCGGGGCCACCTGCTCGACCACCCGGCCGTGGTCGACGTGCACGACCTGCACGTGTGGACCATCACCTCCGGGGTACCGGTCATGTCGGCGCACGTGGTGGTCCCCGAGGAACGGCTGCGCGACTGCGGGCGCACCCTGGACGAACTGCACGCCTGCCTGGCCGGGCACTTCGACGTCGAACACTCCACCCTCCAACTGGAGCCGCCCGGGCACGCCGACCACGAGGGCGCACGCCACGACTGACGGGGAACGGCGACACATCCTCGCCCGTCCCACCCTGGGACGGACCGGTCGCCCCCTGCTGGCACAATCGTTCGGGTCGAACGACGGTGACCTGCACGAAGCGGTGGAATGACGAGGACATGAGGCAAGCCCTGAGAGCCTTCACGACCCGGATGTCCCGGAGCGCCGCCGCGCTCCGGGACATCCG is a window of Nocardiopsis changdeensis DNA encoding:
- a CDS encoding cation diffusion facilitator family transporter, whose translation is MGAGHGHGHGHGHTAGAANRGRLALVLALMLGVAVVQVAGAAFSGSLALLADAGHTVTDSFGVALALVAVWIAARPARGRSTFGHQRAEILAAAVNALVLFVLCAFIVVEAVERLRSPAEVSGPGMVVVAAIGLVANIAGALVLRSGAKESLNVKGAYLEVVSDALASVGVIVGGLVVWLTGWTQADTVVSLLIAAIIVPRAWSLLREAVHILLESAPRGMDLDEVRGHLLDHPAVVDVHDLHVWTITSGVPVMSAHVVVPEERLRDCGRTLDELHACLAGHFDVEHSTLQLEPPGHADHEGARHD